One Thermofilum pendens Hrk 5 DNA segment encodes these proteins:
- a CDS encoding TFIIB-type zinc ribbon-containing protein yields the protein MSCPNCGRKVKPILNFETGEYACPYCGYVFPESLLFTGRSARSKEEFARKVHDYPVSRGIDTTPQEISEKYKRAYYESLGKERKSASYLREVESMAKSMNLPPHLIEEVKEYFTKVQKEGLLRGRNRKAVAAAIIYYVCSKEKNVSVSLKDLEGVAGVSENDVKKAYRVLLKKGVFELGQPHVSKPSKYVYKIVGSHELQEVRSNIQLKLLADFADSLGNLLQGKKPRGIAAAAVYIIANLLGYRKTQSLIAKIAGVSTLTLRRVVKEIDENLDIYIEI from the coding sequence GTGAGCTGCCCTAACTGTGGGCGAAAAGTGAAACCCATACTCAATTTCGAGACCGGCGAATACGCGTGCCCCTACTGCGGTTACGTCTTTCCCGAGAGCTTGCTCTTCACGGGTCGGAGCGCCCGCTCTAAGGAAGAATTCGCGAGAAAAGTCCACGACTACCCCGTCTCAAGGGGTATTGATACGACGCCCCAAGAAATATCCGAGAAGTACAAGCGTGCATACTACGAGTCGCTGGGAAAGGAGAGAAAGAGTGCTAGTTACCTTAGGGAGGTAGAGTCCATGGCTAAGTCTATGAACCTGCCTCCCCACCTCATCGAGGAAGTTAAGGAGTACTTTACAAAGGTGCAGAAAGAGGGCTTGTTGCGCGGAAGAAACCGCAAGGCGGTGGCAGCTGCCATAATCTACTACGTCTGCTCTAAGGAAAAGAACGTAAGTGTATCCCTTAAGGACCTCGAAGGTGTCGCGGGAGTCTCAGAGAATGACGTTAAAAAGGCTTACAGAGTGTTGCTGAAGAAAGGAGTATTTGAGCTTGGACAACCCCACGTATCGAAGCCTAGCAAGTATGTCTACAAAATAGTAGGTTCACACGAGTTACAAGAAGTCAGGAGCAACATACAGCTAAAACTTCTGGCAGACTTCGCCGACTCCCTTGGAAACCTGCTCCAAGGCAAGAAGCCTCGCGGAATCGCAGCGGCGGCAGTATACATTATCGCCAATCTTCTTGGATACAGGAAAACCCAGTCGTTGATAGCGAAAATAGCTGGAGTTTCAACGCTGACCCTGAGGAGAGTAGTGAAGGAAATAGACGAAAACCTCGACATATACATAGAGATCTAG
- a CDS encoding H/ACA ribonucleoprotein complex subunit GAR1 has product MQLIGRARLYSRNKNLVVEASNVPPIGEKVYDEKAMLVGYVYDVIGPVTSPFVLVKVDESRWEPEALVGKLLYWSGNVGPTGGKLRTKKQRKK; this is encoded by the coding sequence ATGCAGTTGATCGGCAGGGCGCGTCTTTACTCGAGGAACAAGAACCTCGTAGTGGAGGCTTCAAACGTGCCTCCTATCGGCGAAAAAGTCTACGACGAGAAAGCTATGCTCGTAGGGTACGTTTACGACGTTATCGGCCCTGTGACTTCGCCATTCGTACTAGTAAAGGTCGACGAGTCCCGCTGGGAGCCCGAAGCCCTGGTGGGAAAGTTGCTCTACTGGAGCGGCAACGTGGGACCTACAGGTGGTAAGCTACGCACGAAAAAACAGCGGAAGAAGTGA
- a CDS encoding Pre-mRNA processing ribonucleoprotein,-binding region (functions along with aFIB and aL7a; guides 2'-O-methylation of ribose to specific sites in RNAs): protein MQMNVYLHFTPLGPVLVNEEGQILASDMITQDKDPEKIARFMYELETGNVPERVLGFLASSLSKEYTLAVEDEEVARKISQSLKEVKVTVQPGSKVHRALREQQQAIVEKAFGISYSDYYRLVREATILLARWKVKEVAEKRDLYVAQAVNALDDVNKTINLFASRVREWYGLHFPELNDIVEDHEDYFKIVSKLGSRSNISLEKLKELGFKDDLAQKIVKAASNSMGAELTEFDLNAIRLLSDAGLQLYSIRRNLEKYIDEAMYDVAPNIRGLVGPTLGARLISLAGGLEKLARLPASTIQVLGAEKALFRALRFGARPPKHGVIFQHPYIHKSPKWQRGKIARALAGKLAIAARIDAFTGEYKADELREDLEKRIEEIKTLYAKPPAKQAKKEPAQKKFRGHGKRKGESK from the coding sequence ATGCAAATGAATGTTTACTTGCACTTCACTCCTCTGGGACCGGTGCTCGTAAACGAGGAAGGACAGATACTCGCCAGCGACATGATAACGCAGGATAAGGATCCCGAGAAGATCGCCCGCTTCATGTACGAGCTGGAAACTGGAAACGTTCCAGAAAGGGTTCTAGGTTTTCTAGCCTCTAGTCTCTCAAAGGAATACACGCTGGCAGTAGAGGACGAGGAAGTGGCCAGAAAGATCTCCCAAAGCTTAAAGGAGGTGAAAGTAACCGTGCAACCCGGGAGTAAGGTCCACAGAGCTCTCCGAGAGCAGCAACAAGCAATCGTCGAGAAAGCATTCGGCATATCATACTCGGACTATTACAGGCTAGTACGAGAGGCAACGATCCTGCTGGCACGGTGGAAAGTGAAGGAAGTCGCCGAAAAAAGAGACCTCTACGTAGCGCAAGCAGTTAACGCGCTGGACGATGTAAACAAGACGATAAACCTCTTCGCTTCGAGAGTGAGAGAGTGGTACGGGCTCCACTTCCCGGAGCTTAACGATATAGTCGAAGACCACGAGGACTACTTCAAAATAGTGAGCAAACTGGGTTCTAGGAGCAACATTTCCCTGGAAAAACTCAAAGAGCTGGGCTTTAAGGATGACCTCGCCCAGAAAATAGTCAAAGCAGCTTCCAACAGCATGGGAGCCGAGCTAACAGAGTTCGACCTCAACGCCATAAGGCTCCTATCCGACGCTGGACTCCAGCTCTACAGCATACGGAGAAACCTAGAGAAGTACATAGACGAGGCGATGTACGACGTAGCTCCCAACATAAGGGGTCTCGTCGGGCCAACCCTGGGTGCTAGGCTGATTTCGCTCGCCGGAGGCTTAGAAAAGCTTGCCAGGTTGCCCGCGAGCACGATCCAGGTTCTGGGCGCCGAAAAAGCTCTCTTCAGAGCACTCAGATTCGGCGCACGTCCTCCCAAGCACGGAGTGATCTTCCAGCACCCGTACATACATAAATCGCCGAAATGGCAAAGAGGTAAGATTGCAAGGGCTCTTGCAGGCAAACTCGCGATCGCTGCCAGGATCGACGCGTTCACGGGAGAGTATAAGGCAGACGAGCTACGAGAAGACCTGGAAAAGAGGATAGAAGAAATAAAGACACTCTATGCAAAGCCTCCCGCAAAGCAGGCTAAAAAAGAGCCTGCACAGAAAAAGTTTAGGGGGCACGGCAAGAGGAAGGGTGAGAGCAAATGA
- a CDS encoding fibrillarin-like rRNA/tRNA 2'-O-methyltransferase, protein MIRPVKVVEHEKFPGIYVVEYEDGTKKLATVNLAPGVKVYDETLIQHGDKELRTWNPYRSKLAGAIHKGITINPIKPGVKVLYLGVASGTTPSHVSDIIGPKGVLFGVEFAPRVMREFIEKVAVHRENVVPLLADARFPTKYAHVVELVDVVYADIAQPFQAKYVADNADMFLKSGGYIMMAIKAMSIDVTATPSETYKREITHLEERGYKVKEVKHLEPYDEAHAFVVAQKP, encoded by the coding sequence ATGATTAGGCCTGTAAAAGTGGTGGAACACGAGAAATTCCCAGGAATATACGTCGTGGAGTACGAGGACGGGACCAAAAAGTTGGCAACTGTTAACCTGGCTCCAGGCGTAAAGGTTTATGATGAAACACTAATCCAGCACGGCGACAAAGAGCTCAGAACATGGAATCCTTATAGAAGCAAGCTAGCCGGCGCCATTCATAAGGGGATAACCATTAACCCGATAAAGCCCGGCGTCAAGGTCCTCTACTTGGGGGTAGCCTCTGGAACCACGCCTAGCCACGTCTCCGACATAATCGGACCTAAAGGTGTTCTCTTCGGCGTAGAGTTCGCTCCGCGCGTTATGCGTGAATTCATCGAGAAGGTAGCAGTTCACAGGGAGAACGTAGTTCCACTCCTCGCCGACGCCAGGTTCCCGACGAAGTACGCGCACGTAGTTGAGCTGGTCGACGTCGTATACGCCGACATAGCGCAACCCTTCCAGGCAAAGTACGTTGCGGACAACGCGGATATGTTCCTTAAAAGCGGAGGGTACATTATGATGGCTATAAAGGCTATGAGTATAGACGTAACCGCGACCCCCTCGGAGACGTATAAGAGGGAGATAACTCACCTAGAGGAAAGAGGCTACAAAGTAAAGGAGGTAAAGCACCTAGAACCCTATGATGAGGCTCACGCATTTGTAGTTGCCCAGAAACCCTAA
- a CDS encoding helix-turn-helix domain-containing protein, with product MVRFKSSEYCVDEVTVASKYILLEKRVKDAYQVTQYLAENLRVFSEFLEGLPLIIAESYKGEKIEEDVVYSRHNVPVVSSSTANSLLRGERKYLVYVSKGGVFVKLNGKELRKARERMGLSRGALAREVGVSARTIAYYEEGLSDATLEIAAKLEEILGSEIFEAISVDSLRELTKSGRPSVGSPAKRGRNVEWLISTLRDFVGERYFFDKAPLDAGFKVSLKTTSKFAIKAGISKEEEVQDVKELSEATETPVVILNNKEEILSEKVIVVDKRRPEKLRDYLSRIMENTRDE from the coding sequence GTGGTTCGGTTTAAGTCCTCCGAGTACTGTGTTGACGAGGTTACGGTGGCGTCTAAGTACATCTTGCTTGAAAAGAGAGTGAAAGACGCTTACCAAGTTACACAGTACCTTGCGGAGAATCTTCGAGTTTTTAGCGAGTTCTTAGAGGGGCTCCCCCTCATAATCGCCGAGTCGTACAAGGGTGAGAAGATAGAGGAGGACGTAGTATACTCTAGGCACAACGTCCCCGTGGTTAGTAGCTCTACGGCAAATAGCCTCCTTAGAGGAGAAAGGAAGTACTTAGTCTACGTTAGCAAAGGCGGAGTATTCGTGAAACTTAACGGTAAAGAACTTAGAAAGGCGCGGGAAAGGATGGGGCTCTCGAGGGGGGCCCTTGCGAGAGAGGTTGGTGTCTCGGCGAGAACCATAGCGTACTACGAGGAGGGACTCAGCGACGCGACACTAGAGATAGCCGCGAAGCTCGAAGAGATACTCGGCAGCGAGATCTTTGAAGCCATAAGCGTGGATTCGCTGAGGGAGCTGACGAAGTCGGGTAGGCCTTCCGTTGGCAGCCCAGCCAAGAGGGGGAGAAACGTTGAGTGGCTTATCTCCACGCTGAGGGACTTTGTAGGGGAAAGGTACTTTTTCGATAAAGCACCCCTAGACGCTGGGTTCAAAGTATCGCTGAAAACTACTTCAAAGTTTGCAATCAAGGCCGGGATCTCAAAAGAGGAGGAAGTTCAGGACGTGAAGGAGCTTTCCGAGGCGACGGAGACCCCTGTAGTTATACTGAACAACAAGGAGGAGATTTTGAGCGAGAAAGTGATTGTGGTTGATAAGAGGAGGCCTGAGAAGCTTAGGGACTACCTGTCTAGGATAATGGAGAACACGCGTGACGAATAA
- a CDS encoding tRNA (guanine(10)-N(2))-dimethyltransferase: MEDLSTVSEGRGVFKVYPPEKYRDPAWAPVFYNPRMRCSRDISSVIVGAYAELLGRGGLVVVDAFSATGIRGIRYALENEGVGRVILNDINPRAVEIIRQNVDLNGVSDIVEVRREDASSLLASLSGVDIVDLDPFGSPAEYVDPALRCLKHKGLLCVTATDLPPLLGKYPKTCVRKYFSKSIETEFSRELAVRILLYFIAREAAKLGRTIVPLYSYYMEHHVRVCVLVLKTESRYGGLTDSIGFVKYNPTSLERAAVPLFDFYREERSDNWVVGGPLWVKEIFQRTFADAVGRAYSSKLKAHGLCGKGWRVVSTILEEVSRPPFYFTTEKFASTYRLKEEKSVVEVLEVLRARGFEGSRTHFDPKGFRTSASIGEILEAIAKS; this comes from the coding sequence ATGGAGGATCTCTCCACGGTATCAGAGGGTAGGGGAGTCTTCAAGGTATACCCCCCTGAAAAGTACAGGGACCCTGCTTGGGCCCCGGTTTTCTACAACCCTAGGATGCGGTGCTCGAGGGATATCTCGTCTGTCATCGTGGGTGCGTACGCAGAACTACTCGGTAGAGGGGGGCTAGTGGTGGTAGACGCTTTCAGCGCAACGGGTATTAGAGGGATAAGGTACGCGTTAGAGAACGAGGGCGTAGGCAGGGTCATTTTGAACGACATAAATCCGAGAGCGGTGGAAATCATTAGGCAAAATGTAGATTTAAACGGGGTTTCAGACATCGTGGAGGTACGGAGAGAGGATGCTTCTAGCTTGCTTGCATCGCTAAGCGGCGTGGACATCGTGGACTTGGATCCTTTCGGTAGCCCGGCGGAGTACGTAGACCCGGCGTTAAGGTGCCTGAAGCATAAGGGCCTGCTTTGCGTCACCGCGACGGACCTCCCGCCGCTCTTAGGCAAGTACCCGAAAACCTGCGTAAGGAAGTACTTCTCCAAGAGCATAGAGACGGAGTTTTCAAGGGAACTCGCCGTAAGGATACTGCTCTACTTCATTGCACGCGAAGCGGCAAAACTGGGTAGAACAATCGTCCCGCTCTACTCGTACTACATGGAACACCACGTAAGGGTCTGCGTACTAGTACTGAAGACAGAGAGCCGCTACGGAGGATTAACGGACTCTATAGGGTTTGTGAAGTACAACCCGACATCCCTTGAAAGAGCGGCTGTCCCTCTTTTCGACTTCTACCGGGAAGAGAGGAGCGACAACTGGGTTGTGGGTGGACCTTTATGGGTAAAGGAGATCTTCCAAAGAACGTTTGCCGATGCGGTAGGTAGAGCGTATAGTAGCAAGTTGAAGGCACACGGTCTATGCGGGAAGGGTTGGAGGGTAGTTTCTACGATTCTAGAGGAAGTTTCCCGTCCCCCCTTCTACTTCACCACGGAGAAGTTTGCGAGCACGTACCGATTAAAAGAGGAGAAGTCTGTTGTCGAGGTGTTGGAGGTGTTAAGGGCTCGAGGATTTGAGGGGTCCCGTACGCACTTTGACCCGAAAGGCTTTAGGACGAGCGCATCCATAGGAGAAATTCTCGAAGCAATAGCGAAGAGTTGA
- a CDS encoding translation initiation factor IF-2 subunit beta: MTQAFMSYEELLERAYSMLPRRRRRSTGERFVLPTFEVSKTGKKVYIHNFKDVAEKLNREPPVLLRFILKEIALPGVYENGTAVIHGEVSAQTLNKLLERFYNEYVKCPVCEAPDTILVKEKKLMYIKCTACGAVSPVKPF, from the coding sequence ATGACTCAGGCGTTTATGAGCTACGAAGAGCTACTTGAAAGAGCCTATTCGATGCTCCCAAGGCGTAGACGTCGCAGCACGGGTGAAAGGTTCGTTTTACCAACCTTCGAGGTGAGCAAGACGGGGAAGAAGGTATACATACACAACTTTAAAGACGTGGCAGAGAAGCTTAACAGGGAACCCCCCGTTCTTCTACGCTTTATACTAAAGGAGATAGCTCTTCCAGGTGTGTACGAGAACGGTACCGCCGTGATACACGGTGAAGTGTCTGCGCAGACCCTCAACAAGCTACTTGAAAGATTCTACAACGAATACGTCAAGTGCCCGGTATGCGAAGCACCGGACACGATCCTCGTAAAAGAGAAGAAACTAATGTACATCAAGTGTACAGCATGCGGAGCCGTCTCGCCAGTCAAACCCTTCTAG
- a CDS encoding YiiX/YebB-like N1pC/P60 family cysteine hydrolase, whose protein sequence is MSNKYLFLVFTCAVLLLTVVAAPATSLSSSGSSSLAYKIDLSLLQPGDIILTRGKLASIIPGYYSHAILYIGNGMVVHAVSDGVVVQSIYDAISSDVSAVGIYRVKTSSYIKLAAVQWALSKVGYPYDYSWLVYPGGKQVYGSSYYCSELVWASYLAVGGPDLDANPGFTLKYGYNVAPQEIADDNDVYLVAFYSN, encoded by the coding sequence GTGAGTAACAAGTACCTCTTCCTAGTATTCACTTGCGCTGTACTTCTCCTAACAGTCGTCGCGGCTCCTGCTACCTCTCTAAGCTCCAGTGGGTCATCCAGCTTAGCATACAAAATAGACCTAAGTTTGCTTCAACCAGGAGACATTATATTGACGAGGGGGAAACTTGCCTCCATAATACCTGGTTACTACTCTCACGCCATCCTGTATATTGGAAACGGCATGGTTGTACATGCAGTATCGGACGGCGTAGTGGTTCAGAGTATATACGACGCCATATCGAGCGACGTATCTGCCGTGGGAATATACAGGGTAAAAACATCCAGCTATATTAAGCTAGCAGCAGTTCAGTGGGCATTGTCCAAGGTAGGTTACCCTTATGACTACAGCTGGCTGGTATACCCCGGAGGGAAACAAGTCTACGGTTCAAGCTATTACTGCTCCGAACTTGTATGGGCATCTTACCTAGCTGTAGGTGGTCCTGACTTGGATGCAAATCCAGGGTTTACGTTGAAGTATGGGTATAACGTTGCACCTCAAGAGATAGCTGATGACAACGATGTATACCTGGTTGCGTTTTACTCGAATTGA
- a CDS encoding phosphoribosyltransferase — protein sequence MGRQKILVLSWEQFFLDSVQLSKKIIENGYRPDILVAIARGGWVLGRILSDLLSVRDAVALTMKFYEEVGSHKERPVLVQELNVDLRGRKVLLVDDIVDSGATLREAVNHLRKAEPLEVRTATLYVKTWSPFKPDFYVKELSEWVVFPYELKETYQSLGRSEEYLAKMKEAGISEEILREILGTDG from the coding sequence ATGGGGAGGCAGAAAATACTGGTACTATCCTGGGAACAGTTCTTCCTGGATAGCGTGCAGTTATCGAAGAAGATCATTGAAAACGGCTATCGCCCCGACATCCTGGTAGCCATCGCGCGCGGGGGTTGGGTTCTCGGGAGGATTCTCTCGGACCTATTGTCCGTTCGGGACGCAGTAGCCTTAACGATGAAGTTCTATGAAGAGGTAGGGTCCCACAAGGAAAGACCGGTACTTGTACAGGAGCTCAACGTAGACCTTAGGGGCAGAAAAGTCCTCCTCGTAGACGATATCGTAGACAGCGGTGCCACCCTAAGGGAAGCGGTAAACCACCTCAGGAAGGCCGAGCCCTTAGAAGTAAGGACAGCTACCCTCTACGTGAAGACGTGGAGCCCATTCAAACCTGACTTCTACGTGAAGGAACTCTCAGAGTGGGTTGTATTCCCTTACGAGCTAAAGGAGACGTACCAGAGCCTGGGACGTAGCGAGGAATATCTTGCAAAAATGAAGGAAGCTGGCATAAGCGAAGAAATACTTCGCGAAATACTCGGGACAGACGGATAA
- a CDS encoding ribose 1,5-bisphosphate isomerase yields the protein MSQGVVRAFPPEVLEIARKIRDMEIRGAGRIAKAAAEALRIAALKYEGESCEEFKEYMLKVAELLVSTRPTAVSLPNAVNYVVSQLKKPGIDSLEKARSLVVSRASRFIEYADQALSKISEFGEKVIRDGDTILTHCNSAAATGILVLAHKKGKDITVYATETRPKFQGYITAESLLREGVRVRIIPESAVRSIMKRIDKVVVGADTVAANGAVVNKVGTSLIALAARERGIDFFVATETFKFSPFTLIGDIVPIEFRAETEIVDEEMLARHPKLRVLNPAFDVTPPDFITGIITEIGIIPPQAASIVIEEMYGHPVMHESLKAVEEDFAQ from the coding sequence ATGAGTCAAGGCGTGGTTCGAGCTTTTCCTCCAGAGGTCTTGGAGATAGCGAGAAAGATCAGAGACATGGAGATCAGGGGGGCTGGGCGCATAGCTAAAGCAGCGGCAGAAGCGCTTAGGATCGCTGCACTGAAGTACGAGGGGGAAAGTTGCGAAGAGTTCAAAGAGTACATGTTGAAGGTCGCGGAGCTGCTCGTATCGACCAGGCCCACGGCTGTTTCTCTGCCTAACGCTGTTAACTACGTGGTTTCCCAGCTGAAAAAGCCGGGTATAGACTCCTTGGAGAAGGCCAGGTCTCTCGTAGTGAGCAGGGCGTCACGGTTTATCGAGTACGCTGACCAAGCCTTGTCGAAGATATCGGAGTTCGGCGAAAAGGTGATCAGGGATGGTGACACAATTTTAACGCACTGTAACAGTGCGGCGGCAACGGGGATACTGGTACTGGCCCACAAAAAGGGTAAGGACATAACCGTGTACGCAACTGAAACTCGGCCAAAGTTCCAAGGCTACATAACGGCTGAGAGCCTTTTAAGGGAAGGAGTGAGGGTGAGGATAATACCGGAATCCGCCGTGAGAAGCATAATGAAGAGGATTGACAAGGTAGTAGTCGGCGCCGACACCGTGGCGGCTAATGGCGCGGTGGTGAACAAGGTCGGCACAAGCCTTATCGCTCTGGCAGCCCGGGAGCGTGGTATCGACTTCTTCGTGGCGACCGAGACCTTCAAGTTCAGCCCTTTTACCCTGATAGGCGACATCGTACCGATAGAGTTCAGGGCGGAAACCGAGATCGTAGACGAGGAAATGCTGGCACGGCACCCCAAGCTTCGCGTGCTGAACCCAGCATTCGACGTTACACCGCCAGACTTCATAACGGGGATAATAACGGAGATAGGCATAATCCCTCCGCAGGCAGCCTCGATAGTAATAGAGGAAATGTACGGGCACCCAGTAATGCACGAATCATTAAAAGCTGTCGAGGAAGACTTTGCACAGTAG
- a CDS encoding translation initiation factor eIF-2B, producing MFEEELEKISSGKIYSSTETVIYALDLLNTVVKQKDPSLFIEVTEKILRSRVTSAMLQNIMRIILGELVAAQPRSFVELGEAFQKQYERATSRLREDVERSASIASRRISNGDVLLTNSYSLFVKKTIEKALRDGKELKVYVTESRPTGEGVRFAAELADMGVDTYLIVDSAARFFMKEVDKVLFSSEAISANGAVVNKVGTSLIALAAHEARVRVYVVSSTLKFSPETIIGELVEIPEIEFTEYIPSGWENLRKLKPRSPLFDVTPPSYIDAIITEKGVIAPEFSIVMLRESFGWPLKVEKVENLLSRLKNMLVGEGR from the coding sequence ATGTTTGAAGAAGAGCTGGAGAAGATAAGTTCTGGGAAGATTTACAGCTCGACGGAGACTGTCATCTACGCCTTAGACCTCCTAAACACTGTTGTGAAGCAAAAGGATCCCAGCTTGTTCATCGAGGTTACTGAGAAAATTCTGCGCTCGCGTGTCACCTCGGCGATGCTTCAAAACATTATGCGAATAATCCTGGGGGAACTAGTAGCCGCCCAGCCGAGATCCTTTGTAGAACTGGGCGAAGCCTTCCAGAAGCAATACGAGCGGGCCACCTCCAGGCTTAGGGAAGACGTTGAAAGGTCTGCCTCGATAGCTTCGAGGAGGATATCCAATGGCGACGTTCTGCTAACAAACTCCTACAGCTTGTTCGTTAAGAAAACAATAGAGAAAGCTCTCCGCGACGGTAAGGAGCTTAAAGTCTACGTTACCGAGTCTAGGCCTACAGGCGAAGGGGTTCGATTCGCGGCAGAACTAGCCGATATGGGTGTCGACACGTACCTCATAGTCGACTCTGCGGCGAGGTTCTTTATGAAAGAAGTGGACAAAGTGCTGTTCTCCTCGGAGGCGATCTCGGCTAATGGCGCGGTGGTGAACAAGGTCGGCACAAGCCTTATCGCTCTGGCAGCACACGAAGCGAGGGTACGCGTCTACGTGGTAAGCTCGACCCTAAAGTTTAGCCCCGAGACCATAATTGGAGAGCTTGTCGAAATCCCCGAGATAGAGTTCACGGAGTACATACCGAGTGGATGGGAAAACCTCAGGAAGTTAAAGCCCAGATCCCCCCTCTTCGATGTAACGCCGCCGTCGTACATAGACGCGATAATAACGGAGAAAGGAGTAATAGCGCCGGAATTCTCCATAGTGATGCTTAGAGAGTCCTTCGGCTGGCCACTGAAGGTGGAGAAAGTCGAGAACCTGCTGAGCAGACTGAAGAACATGCTGGTAGGGGAAGGGCGATGA
- the prs gene encoding ribose-phosphate diphosphokinase encodes MALIVSGYGCSAIAKKVAGMLGLKYEVARVRSFPDGELYVRLPQGLKDEEVAYVVCYGRRPNEALAETVLAVEGLREKGAEKVVLVAPYLPYLRQDAEFTPGEVVSSRVIARLLAKLDVDALITVDPHLHRIRSLSELFPFPAIEVSAMPLLAAFFQKEHGTGVVVAPDEEAERWAKTFADTIGAPYFVFEKQRMGDEIVSVTGAVKRGETAVIVDDIVSTGGTLGEVAQKLLEAGFRDIYACVTHALLVQDAEARIFGSGVKEFISTDSVHNPYARVSVAGVIAEALKGVVNV; translated from the coding sequence GTGGCTCTGATAGTATCAGGTTACGGATGCAGTGCTATCGCTAAAAAGGTAGCTGGCATGCTCGGCCTCAAGTACGAGGTTGCCCGCGTAAGGAGTTTTCCGGACGGCGAGCTGTACGTCAGGCTTCCGCAAGGCCTCAAGGATGAGGAGGTAGCCTACGTCGTTTGCTACGGGAGGCGCCCTAACGAGGCACTCGCAGAGACAGTGCTCGCAGTGGAGGGATTAAGGGAAAAAGGCGCAGAGAAAGTCGTACTGGTGGCGCCCTACCTGCCCTACCTGAGACAAGACGCGGAGTTTACACCGGGAGAAGTGGTTAGCTCCCGCGTTATCGCCCGGCTCCTGGCGAAGCTAGACGTGGATGCTCTCATAACGGTGGATCCTCATCTGCACAGAATTAGGTCTTTGTCCGAGCTTTTCCCGTTCCCCGCCATTGAGGTCTCGGCAATGCCTCTGCTGGCCGCTTTCTTCCAGAAGGAGCACGGAACCGGGGTCGTTGTCGCACCGGACGAGGAGGCGGAGCGCTGGGCTAAAACGTTCGCCGACACGATCGGCGCGCCGTACTTCGTCTTCGAGAAGCAGAGAATGGGGGATGAGATAGTCAGCGTGACGGGTGCCGTGAAACGGGGAGAGACAGCGGTAATCGTGGACGATATAGTGAGCACTGGCGGCACGCTGGGCGAGGTGGCGCAGAAACTGCTCGAGGCCGGGTTCAGGGATATCTACGCTTGCGTGACGCACGCGTTGCTAGTACAGGACGCCGAAGCTAGGATTTTCGGGTCCGGCGTCAAAGAGTTTATATCCACGGACAGCGTTCATAATCCTTACGCTCGCGTATCGGTAGCAGGTGTAATAGCAGAGGCCTTAAAGGGGGTCGTGAATGTTTGA
- a CDS encoding RNase P subunit p30 family protein — MKHRRFLDVYASELPLEGVASLRDDELLSLFREIYARARKAGYHGCVFVARVGNQEWSLYREAKRFDETARKLRESGIECYSRCHLQISAQSLLKKALRMLRPLFDVISVEAETRAITAFGSRDHRVDLITLPQRNIPEILKGDIDEILKQGKFVEITLDRFFLGGSKPLDVAQVARVRETVKPLVDKGVGIVISSGPSSPYSPRDPRAVISFGEVFLGIKYENLSRWMSDALRSRIAENIYKRVGKIPARGVRYADVP, encoded by the coding sequence ATGAAGCATAGGCGTTTCCTCGATGTCTATGCCTCCGAGCTACCCCTCGAAGGTGTTGCCTCGCTACGAGACGACGAGCTCCTAAGCCTGTTTCGCGAAATCTACGCACGCGCGAGAAAGGCTGGGTATCACGGTTGCGTTTTCGTAGCGAGGGTGGGGAATCAGGAATGGAGCCTATACCGTGAAGCCAAGCGTTTTGACGAGACCGCAAGGAAACTTAGAGAATCCGGTATAGAGTGCTATTCCCGTTGCCATTTGCAGATCTCGGCTCAAAGCCTCCTGAAGAAGGCTTTGAGGATGCTTCGCCCTCTCTTCGACGTCATCTCTGTGGAGGCCGAGACAAGAGCGATAACCGCGTTCGGTAGCAGGGATCATAGAGTAGACTTAATCACGCTTCCGCAGAGAAATATCCCCGAGATACTTAAAGGTGACATCGACGAAATTTTGAAGCAGGGGAAATTCGTAGAGATAACATTGGACAGGTTTTTCCTAGGCGGAAGTAAACCGCTCGACGTCGCTCAGGTGGCTAGAGTGAGGGAGACCGTTAAACCGCTAGTAGACAAAGGCGTGGGTATCGTTATATCATCGGGTCCCAGCAGTCCTTACAGCCCAAGAGATCCTCGGGCTGTAATAAGCTTCGGGGAAGTTTTTCTCGGGATAAAGTACGAGAATCTTTCCCGTTGGATGTCCGACGCTCTACGTAGCAGGATAGCTGAGAACATCTACAAGAGGGTCGGCAAGATTCCTGCACGCGGCGTACGCTACGCCGACGTACCTTGA